A segment of the Filifactor alocis ATCC 35896 genome:
GGAACAGGAAATCCCAAACTTTGTCGAAAAACAATATTATAAAGTGAATAAACTTACAGATAAACAACACTTTACACAACCACCTGCAAGATATACCGAAGCAACCTTGATTAAAACACTGGAAGAATTGGGTATTGGTAGACCAAGCACCTACTCACCGACAATTTCTACCATATTGCAAAGAGAATATGTGAAAAAAGAAAAGAACTTCCTTATCCCAACAGAACTTGGTGAGATTGTAACTTCCATTATGAAAGAAAACTTCAAAAATATCGTAGATGTTGATTTTACTGCTGATATGGAAAAACAACTTGACTCCGTAGAAGAAGGAACGCTTCCTTGGAAGTCAGTAGTTGAAAAAATATACACTCCACTCATAGAGGATGTTACCGTTGCCGAAGAGAATTTAGAAAAAGTTCTACTGCAAGAGAAAACAGACGAAAAATGCCCTGTATGCAATGAAGAAATGGTAGTAAAATATGGAAGGTTCGGAAAATTCCTCGCTTGCAAAAATTATCCTGAATGTACCGGAACAAAACCTTATCTTGAGAAGATTGGGATGCCTTGCCCTGATTGTGAAGATGGAGAAGTAATCATACGACGCAGCAAAAAAGGACGAATCTTCTATGGATGTAGTAACTTCCCAAATTGCAGTTTTGTGTCTTGGAATCGTCCTACCGGAAAAAAATGTCCGGAATGTCAAGAAAATTTAGTAGAAAAAGTAACTAAAAAAGGAACACAAATTGTGTGTTCTTCCAAAACATGTTCTTATAAAGAAGAGGTCAAACAATAGGTTTCTTTTGTCACAATTTAAGTTTATTTAAATAATAATTTATAATTGTCAAATAATATTGAATATTCTTTTGAAATATGTTATTATAGTTTTGAATTTTTATAGTTTACATGTATTTTGAAAAATTTTATTTTTCATTTTTTCTTAATTATATACTTATGAGGTGATTTATTTATGTCAAGTGTTCTTCTACAAAAGACAAGAACAATTAATAAGTTCTTACAAAATTCAGGGAATAAACCTGTGTCTTTCTCCGTATTAAGCGATACTTTGAATGAAGTTTTAAGTTCTAATGTTTATATTTTAAGTTCCAAGGGAAAGGTGTTAGGCTCTTCTTTCACTCATGAAGCAGACAGTTCTATCGTCCTTGATGAAAATTCCGGAGAAGAAAAACTTCCTCAGGATTATATTGATAATGTCAATAAGGCATCAGAAACTATTGCCAATCTAACCAAAGAATCTTTGCTTTCCGTATTCAAAGGCGATATCGGCAGCTATAATAAATATGCAACCATCGTTCCTATTGTAGGCGGTGGAGATCGATTGGGAACCTTGATTCTTTCTCGTTACGACAAAGAGTTTAGTGATGACGACTTAATTCTGGCTGAATACAGTGCTACCGTTGTCGGAATGGAAATTCTAAGATCTAAAAGTGAAGAGATTGAGGAAGAAATGAGAAACAAAGCAGTTGTTCAGATGGCAATCGGAACACTTTCCTATTCCGAATTGGAAGCTGTAATCCATATCTTCAATGAACTGAACGGTTCGGAAGGTTTATTGGTTGCAAGCAAGGTTGCAGATCGTGCAGGTATTACTCGTTCCGTTATTGTGAATGCACTGAGAAAATTTGAAAGTGCAGGTGTCATCGAATCTCGTTCTTTGGGTATGAAGGGAACTCACATCAAAGTATTGAATGATAAACTTCTGGATGAATTAAAAAAACACGGCATTAATTAATTCAAATGATTAAAAGAGCTTATATACACTTGTATCGAGCTCTTTTTCAGTTATATAGAAACTTTCACAAAACACTTTTACAAATACTCTTAATCTAGTACTCAAATACCAATCTCAATTCAAAAAAGTTAATCTAAAATAGATTTAATATGATATCATTAAGTTAGAAAATAAAAAACAGTGCAAGACTACTCTTGCAAAATTGATACTTTTTTTAGATTAAATTATAGTGCGGTTTTTAAATATGTGATGATAGAAAGGTTTTTTATGAATACTCCATTTGCAGAAATTGTTCGTCCCCACTCTATAGAACAGGTAGTCGGACAAAGTCACATTATTGGAAAAAATAAGTTAATCAACCGATTGATTGAACAAAAACAAATGATAAATTTAATTTTCTACGGTCCTCCCGGAACCGGAAAAACTACAGTTGCAGAAATTTTGGCAAAAAACAGCGACCTATCTTATTACAAATTAAATGCAACCTATTCAAAGACACAAGATATACGAGATATCGCAGAAAACATCAATACTTTTTCCGGAATAAACGGAATTTTAATCTATATTGATGAAATTCAAAATTTCAATAAAAAGCAACAACAGCTCTTGCTGGAATATATTGAAAAAGGACAAATTATTCTTATTGCAAGCACTACAGAAAATCCATACCACCAAATCTATAAGTCGTTATTAAGTCGATGTACTGTCATTGAGTTTTTTTCATTGGATGACAGAGCAATCAGAGAAGGAATATATCATGCTCTTGAAAATTTACAAAATAACGGCTATACCATTCAATACGAGGACTCTGTCCTTAACATGCTTGTTGTGTTTTCTTCCGGAGACCTAAGAAAAGGGTTGAATACACTTGGAACAATGGTACAACTGTATAGTGAAAACAACGAACTTTCTATCACCAAAGAACTGATAGAAACAGTTGCAACTTCAAAAGCTTTGCTCTATGATAAAAATTCTGATGAACACTATGACTTGTTGAGCGCTTTACAAAAATCTATTCGAGGGAGCGATGTAAATGCAGCATTGCATTATTTAGCCCGACTTCTGGAAAGTGGAGACATCATCTCTCCTTCAAGAAGATTGCTTGTCATGGCTTCGGAAGACATCGGCATGGCGTATCCTCAAGCAATTTCTATCGTAAAAAGTTGTATTGACAGTGCATTTTACTTGGGACTTCCGGAAGCCAGGCTTCCTTTGGCTCAAGCTACTATTTTATTGGCAACTTCGCCAAAATCTAATTCCGGCATTGTTGCAATCGATTCTGCCATTTCCGATTTGAAAACAGTTTCAACTTACGATATTCCTTTACACCTGAAAGATAGTCATTATGTCGGTGCCGAACATTTAAACAGGGGAATCGGATATTTATATCCGCATGATTTTGAAAATTCTTATGTAAAACAACAATATTTACCTGACACGTTAAAAGATACAGTATACTATCATCCCAAAAATAATAAAATGGAAAATATGATTCAAGAACATTTTAAAAAGATACTACCCAAAAAATAAAAAATGATACCAAAGGAGAGATTGTTATGGCTATTATAAACTTCGAACCAAAAAGAGTATTTCATTATTTTGAAGAAATCTCTAAAATTCCGAGAGAATCACATCATGAAGAAAAGATTAGTAACTATTTAGTCGAATTTGCAAAGAAACATGATTTTTCTTACACACAAGATGAATTTTACAATGTAATTATTCATAAACCAGCAACATCCGGATATGAAGATTGTGCTACTGTAATGTTGCAAGGACATATGGATATGGTATGTGAGAAGGAAGAAGATTCTACACATAACTTTGATACCGATCCAATTGAACTGCATGTGGACGGAGATTTTATCAAAGCAAACAGAACTACTTTAGGTGCAGATAACGGTATTGCTGTTGCAATGACTCTCGCTATTTTGGATTCACATGATATCGCACATCCAAACTTAGAAGCAGTCTTTACGGTACAAGAAGAAACCGGACTTGTAGGCGCCACCCACTTAGATACTTCTACCCTGAAAGCAAAATACCTTATCAATATCGATTCTGAAGAAGAAGGTGAATTATTGACAAGTTGTTCCGGTGGTGTTCGAACAAAAGTGTCTCTTCCGACACAATGGACATTTATCGACGGCGATTATATCGCTTGTGAAGTAAGTATAAGCGATTTAAAAGGCGGACATTCCGGAAGTGAAATTCATCGCGGAAGAGCAAACGCCATTATCTTACTTGGAAGAATGTTGCATGAAATATCTAAAACAATACCGATGGAAATATTTGAAATCTCAGGTGGAACAAAAATGAATGCAATTCCTCGTTCTTCTCGTGCAATAGTTGCAATCAATCCTTCTCATCATAAAAAATTAAAACAAGAAATTTCCAAATGGCATGATATTTTCAAAAATGAATTGGTAAATATAGAAGACGATTTCAATGTAAATGTAACAGAACCTATAGAACATAATTCTCCTTTTGTATTTAGTGAAAACACAAAGAATTCTACTTTAGAATTACTGTCGGTAATGCCAAACGGAGTACAATCAATGAGTTTCATTGTGGAAGATTTGGTGGAATCCTCTCTTAACTTGGGTGTTTTGACATCGAGTGACCAATCAATCACATTCGAATCCTCTATTCGTAGCTCTGTTACCACAAAAAAAGAAATGTTGTTGGAAAAACTTATCATACTCTCAAAAAAATATGGTGCTACCCTGGAAAGTTCAGGTGACTATCCGGCATGGCCTCCTCAATTACATTCTGATTTAAAAGATTTATTCCTTGAAACTTATAAAGAAACATTTGATACAGAAATGCATGCTTACGCACTCCATGCAGGTGTAGAATGTGGAATCTTCAAAGAAAAAATGCCATCTTTGGATATTGTTTCTTTTGGGCCAAATATGTATGATGTCCATACGCCAAGAGAAAGACTGTCCATCTCATCAACAGAACGGTCTTATCGCTTGCTTATGAATATCCTAAAAAATAGCAAAAAATTAAAGAAATAAAAAATCAAATTTCAGAAATTATTCAAAAACAAACACCTTGCATCAGTTTGAATATCATCCTATTCTTCTGATAACAAGGTGTTTGTTTATTCAATTGCTACTTATTCTGTAATGTTTCGGTATTCTTAAGCATCCTTTTTATACTATTATCTATTAGAACTGACAGGTTGAATGCTTTGAAATATATTATTCTCCAAATTATTTTTCAGCAATTGTACATTCTGCATACCAGGCATTTTAAACAGAAAATAGTATTAGCTATTCCTCCAACACATGATTTATATTTTTATTCCCTTGTATCAAATTTGCTTTCCGGAAATATTTATTGAGTTTCTTAGAATTCAAAATACCACTTTACTTTGTTGAAGATTTTTTAGCTCTTCAACAAATATTGGAAACCCTTAAACTTTAGTCATATTCTACTTTTTCCATAAACAACCCACATGCGGGCGCAGTCGGTCCGGCATTCTCTCTTTGCTTGGTATTAAGTATATCAACTATAGAATAATCTTTCCCTTTTCCTATCTCAATAAGTGTTCCTGCAATAATTCTAACCATATTGTACAAAAATCCGTTTCCGATGATATGAATTTCCGCGATATTGTTAATACAATTTATTTCTAAAGAATATATTGTCCTCACCGTTGTTTTTACAGAAGAGCCTTCACTTTGAAATGCAGCAAAGTCATGTTCCCCCATCAAAAATTTTGATTGTTCTTTCATCTTGGACAAATCCAACTCTTTTCCGACAAAATAAGAACGATTTTTTTCAAAAGGACTCTCTATCTCATTCATATTAATACGATAACAATAAGTTTTCTTTTTTGAAGAATATCTTGCATGAAAAGAATCTTCCACCGCTTTGCTTTCTATAATACGAATGTCATCCGGCAAATAATAATTGATAGCATACTTTATCTTTTCAACCGGAATAGTTGTATCTATTACAAAATTTGCAACTTGCCCCAATGCATGTACTCCACTATCCGTTCTCCCTGAACCGGTAAGATTTACCTGTTTGCCTGTCACTTCACAAATTGCCCTCTCTATTTCTTGCTGGATAGATTTTCCGTTATTCTGTTTTTGCCATCCACAATAATTAGTTCCAATGTATTGTATTTTAAGTAAAATATTTTGATTCATTATTTCTATCAAATCCTATTCTTCATTTCACAAACTCTGTTTTAAAAGTAAAAATTTCATATTTATGATTATAACATACTGCACAGTATTTTTATCTTCAAAAATCTCTATAAAACTCAACGAACCCTTTTTATGATGACAAAAAACAATATTGATATAAAACTATAATTTGTTACTCTTTATAATTATTATTTTTCCAATCATTCATGATAAAATAAACTATAGCATATTTATATTGCTTATTTGAACAATCTATGCTATAAATGAGAATAGTTTTATATATCATTTGGAGGGAATCATGAAAAAATCTTATTATATTTTAATGATGGCAACAACATTGCTAATAACACTTCTGTCAGGCTGTAGCAAGGAAGAATCAAAGCCGCTCAGCCAATCGGAATTTTATATGGATACACTTTGCACAATTACTATTTATGAGAATAAACCTGACATTCTAAAACAATCCATGACTATGATTCAAGACATTGAAAATCGGATGAGTAATGTTATCACGGCAAGTGAAGTATCCAAAATAAATGAACAAGCCGGCATCTCTCCGGTAAAGGTATCTTCTGACACTTTTTACGTCATAGAGCGGGCACTGTATTATTCCAAGCTAAGCAACGGAAAATTTGATGTTTCTGTTGCTCCGTTGGTAAATTTATGGAATATCAGTACAGACAATCCTAAAGTTCCATCCGAAAAAGAAATCAATGAGGTACTTCCTTTTATTAATTATAAAAATATTGTACTTGACAAAGAACAAAAAACTGTATTCCTAACAGAAAAAACTATGAAAATTGACCTTGGAGGTATTGCAAAAGGATATGCTGCAGACGCTATTGCGAGCTATTTTGAAAAGGAAGATATTTCCGGTGCAATTATTAATTTGGGTGGGAATATTCTTGTTTTTGGACAAAAACAAGATGGTTCTCCGTGGAAAGTCGGAATTCAAGATCCTACCACCAAACAAGAATCTCCTATTGCAGCCATACCTATAGAAAAAACAACTGCAATTGTAACTTCCGGTATCTATCAAAGATTCTTTGAAAAAGACGGCAAACTGTATCATCATATCTTGAATCCTACAACAGGATACCCTTATGATAATTCTCTGATTTCAGTTACTGTCATTACTGATAATTCTACAGATGCAGATGCTTTGGCAACAACACTCTTCTCGCTTGGATTGGAAGAAGGACTAAGCATTGTCAACCAACTTCCAAACAGAGTGGAAGCTGTATTCATTGACAGTGAGAATAATATCTATCTATCAAACGGTTTAAAAAATAGATTTGAAATTATAGATGAAAAATTCAAAGTCATTGAATGATAACTTCTCAGTTTTTTAATACTAATTACTGATTAAAATGATAATAAGAATCTGCTTTGTTGATGCCATTATATTTTGTTCTCTTTATTTACCAATCATATACTATATTAATATTTTAAAATAGTGTTTAGTATCAACAATCTCCGGAATTCGAATTTCATATCAGGAAATATTCCAAGCCTTCCAATCGCTTTTTGCTTCCTTCATTCAAATAATCGAATTAAAATTGTACAATTGTAACACCGGGTCCTCCTTCTCCGTACTTACCGGAACGATACGATTTTACCGGTGCATAATGTTTCAAAATCTCTTCCACGCCTTTTTTCAATACAAAAGTTCCCAATCCATGAATGATGGTAACCTGTGATAATCCGGATAATACTACATCATCTAAATATTTTTCCAACTCAATTCGAGCTGTTTCCAAATCTAATCCTCTCAAATCAATTTCCGTTTTAATATTTTTACTCTTATGCTTTAATATTTTTCCCGCACCGGAATATTGACTGTCTTTTTTCGATTTCTTAGGTTTTTGCAATACTTCATATGGCAAATTCATCTTCATTGCACCCAATTGAACAAAAGCTTCTCTTTTCTTATCATCAGATTCCAATACGACACCTTCTTGATGAAAAGTAGATACAAACACTCTATCGCCCTTTTCAATCTGATTTAATGATTTTTCTTTATCTTCCTTAGAGTATAAAATATTTTCTTCGTATGCTAATCCCTTCATCGTGTTTTTTATTTTTTTTCTTGCTTTCTCCAACTCTTTGTTCAAATCTTCTCTGTCAAGCTGCTGCTTTAAGTTCAAAACTTCCTTAATCTGTTCATCTATCTCTTCTTTTGCTTTTTTTACAATCTCTTGTGCCAATTTTTTTCCTTCTTGAATTTCTCTTTCTTTCCTATCATTTATCTTATCTAATTTCATTTGCATTTTTTCTTCAATTAACTGAGCTTCCGCATAGATTCTTTCACTTTCTCGTCTTTCATATTCTATTTTTTTCTTTTCTTCTTCAATTTCTTTCAGCATATCTTCCATTGCAAGTTTATCTGTATGAATCCGACTTTTTGCCATTTCAATCACATGCTGTTGCAAACCTAATCGTTGTGAAATCTCAAATGCATTCGACTTTCCTGGAAGCCCTATCATCAATCTATAAGTAGGAGATAAGGTATCTATATTAAATTCCATTGAGGCATTTTCTACTCCGTCTTCCGTCAGTGCATAATGCTTCAACTCGCTATAATGTGTCGTAGCAATACAAATACAATCACGGCTTTTGATTTCTTCCAAAATGGAAATCGCCAATGCCGCGCCTTCAATCGGATCAGTTCCTGCGCCCAATTCATCAAATAACACCAAGCAATTTTTGGTTGCTGAATTCAAAATACTTACAATGTGAGTCATATGAGAAGAAAAAGTAGATAAACTCTGTTCTATACTTTGCTCATCACCAATGTCTGCAAAGATGTTTTCAAAGATACACATACTGCTTCCGTAATCACAAGGAAGATGCAATCCGCTTTGGTACATCAAAGCAAATAATCCCATTGTTTTTAATGTAACTGTTTTTCCACCCGTATTAGGTCCGGTAATCATCAAAGTTTTATATCCTTTCCCTATCAGAATATCGGATGGTACTACTTTTTTGAAATCGATTAACGGATGTCTCGCCTGTTTTAATCGAATCTCCATCACAAAATTGTACTCTACCGCCTCTGCTTTCATACTAATGGAAAGTTTTCCTTTTGCAAAAATAAAGTCCAACTCTGTTAAATTTGTTTCATTTACTCTGATTTCATCGGCAATCAATGCTGCTCTATCACTGAATTCTTTTAAGATTCTTTGAATTTCCTGATGTTCTTCATTCTTTAAAGTCTGTAGTTTGTTGTTCATTTCAACAATCACCATCGGTTCAACAAACAAAGTTGCTCCTGAAGCAGAGGTATCGTGCACAATTCCGGGAACCTTGTGTTTATTCTCTAATTTGACCGGAACGACAAACCGATCCTGTCTCATTGTAACAATGCCATCCTGCAAATATTGTCCAGATGAAGTAACAATAGAGTCCAATTTTTTACGTATGGATTCTTTCATAGAACTCATACTTCTTCTAATTTGTCTCAATGTACCGCTGGCAGAATCCGACATTTCTTCTTCTGAAATGATTGAAGAAAAAATCTCTTCTTCCAACTCTCTATCTTCTGTCAACTGAATGGTGTATTGTTTTAAGAGAAGACTCTCCTC
Coding sequences within it:
- the codY gene encoding GTP-sensing pleiotropic transcriptional regulator CodY; this encodes MSSVLLQKTRTINKFLQNSGNKPVSFSVLSDTLNEVLSSNVYILSSKGKVLGSSFTHEADSSIVLDENSGEEKLPQDYIDNVNKASETIANLTKESLLSVFKGDIGSYNKYATIVPIVGGGDRLGTLILSRYDKEFSDDDLILAEYSATVVGMEILRSKSEEIEEEMRNKAVVQMAIGTLSYSELEAVIHIFNELNGSEGLLVASKVADRAGITRSVIVNALRKFESAGVIESRSLGMKGTHIKVLNDKLLDELKKHGIN
- a CDS encoding replication-associated recombination protein A — protein: MNTPFAEIVRPHSIEQVVGQSHIIGKNKLINRLIEQKQMINLIFYGPPGTGKTTVAEILAKNSDLSYYKLNATYSKTQDIRDIAENINTFSGINGILIYIDEIQNFNKKQQQLLLEYIEKGQIILIASTTENPYHQIYKSLLSRCTVIEFFSLDDRAIREGIYHALENLQNNGYTIQYEDSVLNMLVVFSSGDLRKGLNTLGTMVQLYSENNELSITKELIETVATSKALLYDKNSDEHYDLLSALQKSIRGSDVNAALHYLARLLESGDIISPSRRLLVMASEDIGMAYPQAISIVKSCIDSAFYLGLPEARLPLAQATILLATSPKSNSGIVAIDSAISDLKTVSTYDIPLHLKDSHYVGAEHLNRGIGYLYPHDFENSYVKQQYLPDTLKDTVYYHPKNNKMENMIQEHFKKILPKK
- a CDS encoding aminoacyl-histidine dipeptidase; translation: MAIINFEPKRVFHYFEEISKIPRESHHEEKISNYLVEFAKKHDFSYTQDEFYNVIIHKPATSGYEDCATVMLQGHMDMVCEKEEDSTHNFDTDPIELHVDGDFIKANRTTLGADNGIAVAMTLAILDSHDIAHPNLEAVFTVQEETGLVGATHLDTSTLKAKYLINIDSEEEGELLTSCSGGVRTKVSLPTQWTFIDGDYIACEVSISDLKGGHSGSEIHRGRANAIILLGRMLHEISKTIPMEIFEISGGTKMNAIPRSSRAIVAINPSHHKKLKQEISKWHDIFKNELVNIEDDFNVNVTEPIEHNSPFVFSENTKNSTLELLSVMPNGVQSMSFIVEDLVESSLNLGVLTSSDQSITFESSIRSSVTTKKEMLLEKLIILSKKYGATLESSGDYPAWPPQLHSDLKDLFLETYKETFDTEMHAYALHAGVECGIFKEKMPSLDIVSFGPNMYDVHTPRERLSISSTERSYRLLMNILKNSKKLKK
- the truA gene encoding tRNA pseudouridine(38-40) synthase TruA is translated as MNQNILLKIQYIGTNYCGWQKQNNGKSIQQEIERAICEVTGKQVNLTGSGRTDSGVHALGQVANFVIDTTIPVEKIKYAINYYLPDDIRIIESKAVEDSFHARYSSKKKTYCYRINMNEIESPFEKNRSYFVGKELDLSKMKEQSKFLMGEHDFAAFQSEGSSVKTTVRTIYSLEINCINNIAEIHIIGNGFLYNMVRIIAGTLIEIGKGKDYSIVDILNTKQRENAGPTAPACGLFMEKVEYD
- a CDS encoding FAD:protein FMN transferase yields the protein MKKSYYILMMATTLLITLLSGCSKEESKPLSQSEFYMDTLCTITIYENKPDILKQSMTMIQDIENRMSNVITASEVSKINEQAGISPVKVSSDTFYVIERALYYSKLSNGKFDVSVAPLVNLWNISTDNPKVPSEKEINEVLPFINYKNIVLDKEQKTVFLTEKTMKIDLGGIAKGYAADAIASYFEKEDISGAIINLGGNILVFGQKQDGSPWKVGIQDPTTKQESPIAAIPIEKTTAIVTSGIYQRFFEKDGKLYHHILNPTTGYPYDNSLISVTVITDNSTDADALATTLFSLGLEEGLSIVNQLPNRVEAVFIDSENNIYLSNGLKNRFEIIDEKFKVIE
- a CDS encoding endonuclease MutS2: MIEERTLRVLEYYEIIKQLKEQAVSTLGKERVEAIEISSDVEKVQVWQKETTEAQGILLQSSKVPIGAFYPMSEALKRAELGASMDMGQLLHLASSLRAARKLKAFLDNKEESLLLKQYTIQLTEDRELEEEIFSSIISEEEMSDSASGTLRQIRRSMSSMKESIRKKLDSIVTSSGQYLQDGIVTMRQDRFVVPVKLENKHKVPGIVHDTSASGATLFVEPMVIVEMNNKLQTLKNEEHQEIQRILKEFSDRAALIADEIRVNETNLTELDFIFAKGKLSISMKAEAVEYNFVMEIRLKQARHPLIDFKKVVPSDILIGKGYKTLMITGPNTGGKTVTLKTMGLFALMYQSGLHLPCDYGSSMCIFENIFADIGDEQSIEQSLSTFSSHMTHIVSILNSATKNCLVLFDELGAGTDPIEGAALAISILEEIKSRDCICIATTHYSELKHYALTEDGVENASMEFNIDTLSPTYRLMIGLPGKSNAFEISQRLGLQQHVIEMAKSRIHTDKLAMEDMLKEIEEEKKKIEYERRESERIYAEAQLIEEKMQMKLDKINDRKEREIQEGKKLAQEIVKKAKEEIDEQIKEVLNLKQQLDREDLNKELEKARKKIKNTMKGLAYEENILYSKEDKEKSLNQIEKGDRVFVSTFHQEGVVLESDDKKREAFVQLGAMKMNLPYEVLQKPKKSKKDSQYSGAGKILKHKSKNIKTEIDLRGLDLETARIELEKYLDDVVLSGLSQVTIIHGLGTFVLKKGVEEILKHYAPVKSYRSGKYGEGGPGVTIVQF